In Halorussus limi, a genomic segment contains:
- a CDS encoding nitric-oxide reductase large subunit, translating to MRVKRSTLGKILAVVFVLNLAVMGVGAWYSYQEAPPIPKEVEGPDGQTIVTAEQVREGKTIFQSNGLMNHGSILGNGAYYGEDFTADALDLKVKFMRQYYAREQYGTSDYGSLSESERATVDVAVKSDLTDGNPGKNVEYSAAEAYAHEQVTQVYVERYHEGSHERGVPEGMIESEEDARRFADFALWTAWISHTDRPGSDHSYTNEWPYQPAAGNDATGAAMTWSVVAMILLVAGAGFGVWLYKSIELPEPETEGVTVPRPDEVNLFPGQAAALRFAVVGAGLFLGQVLLGGLLAHYYIERADFFGLGELLGVNFLQLIPFSIAKTWHLDLGILWIATLWLGAGLFLPPLLTGREPRKQGTWINRLLGVLVVVVVGALAGIWLGAKGYIDGALWWILGNEGLEYLEIGRLWQIGILVGFLAWAALVARGLKPLLDREPKWGLAHMILYAGGSIALLFTAGFLYTPQTNIVVTEFWRWWVVHMWVEGAFEFFIVSLVGVTLVSMNLLKKRSAEKAVMVQALLVMGTGVIGVSHHYWWVGQPDFWVPIGSAFSTLELIPLVFILYEAIGQYRAMSGSGESFPYTLPFMFIVASGVWNFVGAGVLGFFINLPFINYFEHGTYLTVAHAHAAMFGAFGFLALGMVTYMLRVAVPEAEWSGTNLRRAFWAWNVGLAVMCLISLLPVGFLQLEVAFTQSYDAARSLSFYEGDLVQLLFWLRMPGDALVILGTAIFGYDVVKKVLARGETTPTDAPGDAPVSAAGSVAESDD from the coding sequence ATGAGAGTCAAACGCAGCACGCTCGGCAAGATACTCGCGGTCGTCTTCGTCCTGAATCTGGCCGTGATGGGCGTCGGCGCGTGGTACTCCTATCAGGAGGCCCCGCCCATCCCGAAGGAGGTCGAAGGACCCGACGGCCAGACCATCGTGACCGCGGAGCAAGTACGGGAAGGAAAGACGATTTTCCAGTCGAACGGCCTGATGAACCACGGGTCGATACTGGGCAACGGCGCGTACTACGGCGAGGACTTCACCGCCGACGCGCTCGACCTGAAGGTGAAGTTCATGCGCCAGTACTACGCCCGCGAACAGTACGGCACCTCCGACTACGGGAGCCTCTCAGAGAGCGAGCGGGCCACCGTGGACGTGGCGGTGAAGTCGGACTTGACCGACGGCAACCCCGGCAAGAACGTCGAATACTCCGCCGCGGAGGCGTACGCCCACGAGCAGGTCACGCAGGTGTACGTCGAGCGCTACCACGAGGGGAGCCACGAGCGGGGCGTCCCCGAAGGGATGATAGAGTCCGAGGAGGACGCGAGGCGCTTCGCCGACTTCGCGCTCTGGACCGCGTGGATTTCCCACACCGACCGCCCCGGCTCGGACCACAGTTACACCAACGAGTGGCCCTACCAGCCGGCGGCCGGTAACGACGCCACGGGCGCGGCGATGACGTGGAGCGTCGTCGCCATGATACTGCTCGTCGCGGGGGCCGGATTTGGCGTCTGGCTCTACAAGTCCATCGAGTTGCCCGAACCCGAAACCGAGGGCGTCACGGTGCCTCGGCCCGACGAGGTGAACCTGTTCCCCGGGCAGGCCGCGGCGCTCCGGTTCGCCGTCGTCGGCGCGGGCCTGTTCCTCGGGCAGGTGTTGCTCGGCGGGCTACTCGCCCACTACTACATCGAGCGGGCGGACTTCTTCGGCCTCGGCGAACTGCTCGGGGTCAACTTCCTCCAGCTCATCCCGTTCTCCATCGCCAAGACGTGGCACCTCGACCTCGGCATCCTCTGGATAGCGACGCTGTGGCTCGGTGCGGGTCTGTTCCTGCCACCGCTGCTGACCGGCCGCGAACCCCGCAAGCAGGGCACGTGGATTAATCGCTTACTCGGCGTCCTCGTCGTGGTCGTGGTCGGTGCCCTCGCGGGCATCTGGCTCGGCGCGAAGGGGTACATCGACGGCGCGCTCTGGTGGATTCTCGGCAACGAGGGGCTGGAGTACCTCGAAATCGGTCGGCTCTGGCAGATCGGTATCCTCGTCGGCTTCCTCGCGTGGGCCGCGCTCGTGGCTCGCGGACTCAAGCCCCTGCTCGACCGCGAACCCAAGTGGGGCCTCGCCCACATGATTCTGTACGCGGGCGGTTCCATCGCCCTGCTGTTCACCGCGGGCTTCCTCTACACGCCCCAGACCAACATCGTCGTCACGGAGTTCTGGCGCTGGTGGGTCGTCCACATGTGGGTCGAGGGAGCCTTCGAGTTCTTCATCGTCTCGCTGGTCGGCGTCACGCTGGTCAGCATGAATCTGCTGAAGAAGCGCTCGGCCGAGAAGGCGGTGATGGTCCAAGCCCTGCTCGTGATGGGGACGGGCGTCATCGGCGTCTCGCACCACTACTGGTGGGTCGGCCAACCCGACTTCTGGGTGCCCATCGGGAGCGCGTTCTCGACGCTCGAACTCATCCCGCTGGTCTTCATCCTCTACGAGGCCATCGGCCAGTACCGCGCGATGTCGGGCAGCGGCGAGTCGTTCCCCTACACGCTGCCGTTCATGTTCATCGTCGCCAGCGGCGTCTGGAACTTCGTCGGGGCGGGCGTCCTCGGGTTCTTCATCAACCTGCCGTTCATCAACTACTTCGAACACGGCACCTACCTCACGGTGGCCCACGCCCACGCCGCGATGTTCGGCGCGTTCGGTTTCCTCGCGCTCGGCATGGTGACGTACATGCTCCGCGTCGCGGTGCCCGAGGCCGAGTGGTCGGGAACGAACCTCCGGCGCGCGTTCTGGGCGTGGAACGTCGGCCTCGCGGTGATGTGTCTCATCAGTCTGCTCCCGGTCGGCTTCCTCCAACTGGAGGTGGCGTTCACCCAGAGCTACGACGCCGCCCGGAGCCTCTCGTTCTACGAGGGCGACCTCGTCCAACTGCTGTTCTGGCTCCGGATGCCGGGCGACGCGCTCGTCATCCTCGGGACCGCCATCTTCGGCTACGACGTGGTGAAGAAGGTGCTGGCCCGCGGCGAGACGACTCCGACCGACGCTCCCGGCGACGCGCCGGTCTCGGCCGCCGGGTCGGTGGCCGAGAGCGACGACTGA
- a CDS encoding cupin domain-containing protein, producing the protein MTETVALDDLTERPREVAFPGAEPKTVRLSLDAGEDVPAHRHPEREIVVYLVAGRLDVRIDGESNVLEPGDLLRFDGKREVSPTAEEDSTALLVLAPRSDEE; encoded by the coding sequence ATGACCGAGACAGTCGCACTCGACGACCTGACCGAGCGCCCCCGCGAAGTGGCGTTTCCGGGGGCCGAACCCAAGACCGTTCGCCTCTCGCTCGATGCCGGCGAGGATGTTCCGGCCCACCGCCACCCGGAGCGCGAAATCGTGGTCTACCTCGTCGCGGGCCGCCTCGACGTACGTATCGACGGCGAATCGAACGTCCTCGAACCGGGCGACCTGCTGCGATTCGACGGCAAACGGGAGGTGTCGCCGACGGCCGAGGAGGACAGCACCGCGCTGCTGGTGCTGGCCCCGCGGTCCGACGAGGAGTAA
- a CDS encoding DUF2249 domain-containing protein has translation MPRLDVREIPPPERHPKIHEEFEALDSGEVLEIVNDHEPKPLFYEMQAEVESFDADSYEVEREDPQKFVAKFPKQ, from the coding sequence ATGCCGAGATTAGACGTCCGTGAGATACCGCCGCCGGAACGCCACCCGAAGATACACGAGGAGTTCGAGGCGCTGGACAGCGGCGAGGTCCTCGAAATCGTCAACGACCACGAACCCAAGCCGCTGTTCTACGAGATGCAGGCCGAGGTGGAGTCGTTCGACGCCGACAGTTACGAAGTCGAACGCGAGGACCCACAGAAGTTCGTCGCCAAGTTCCCCAAGCAGTAG
- a CDS encoding cupin domain-containing protein, translated as MVATDFDAEREYDDEQFSAQSVFRSDRMKVVLGYFEPGQFIPVHAPDSDVAITVRKGRGVVRDGDDEHTVEPGDVVVVPAGEDRGVKADADRRLEATLVTAPPPTDAEHDPVREGLKRGEFDPRGGD; from the coding sequence ATGGTCGCGACCGACTTCGACGCCGAACGCGAGTACGACGACGAACAGTTCTCGGCGCAGTCCGTCTTCCGGAGCGACCGGATGAAGGTCGTTCTCGGCTACTTCGAACCGGGTCAGTTCATCCCGGTCCACGCGCCCGACAGCGACGTGGCGATTACGGTTCGAAAGGGCCGGGGCGTCGTCCGCGACGGCGACGACGAACACACTGTCGAACCGGGAGACGTGGTGGTCGTTCCCGCGGGCGAGGACCGCGGCGTGAAGGCCGACGCCGACCGTCGTCTTGAGGCCACGCTCGTCACCGCGCCGCCGCCGACCGACGCCGAACACGACCCCGTGCGCGAGGGGTTGAAACGAGGCGAGTTCGACCCGCGCGGTGGCGACTGA
- a CDS encoding nucleoside phosphorylase, producing MPFPNHPEKYGAEPIVTPDEHADYRAAQAEGDVPEPPEAVVLCYSRGLMEYFTETYDGETVDHYYGRLYCFEDTDYDVGVLGDFGIGAPTTAMLMDELVADGVEAFLSIGFAGCLDESVEMGDFIVCEKAVRDEGTSHHYVESETYAFPSDSLVEDTTDLLRERDEPFHVGPSWTTDAIYQETDAEVEHYAEEGVLTVEMEASAVFAVADYRDVEAGAMFVVSDYLGQSEWDPKFHLTAEDMQRLGDTAKEILASRSRT from the coding sequence ATGCCGTTTCCGAACCATCCGGAGAAGTACGGCGCGGAACCTATCGTCACGCCCGACGAACACGCCGATTACAGAGCGGCACAGGCCGAGGGCGACGTACCGGAACCGCCGGAAGCGGTCGTCCTCTGCTACAGTCGCGGGTTGATGGAGTACTTCACCGAGACGTACGACGGGGAGACGGTAGACCACTACTACGGCCGACTCTACTGCTTCGAGGACACCGACTACGACGTCGGTGTCCTCGGCGATTTCGGCATCGGCGCGCCCACGACCGCGATGCTGATGGACGAACTCGTCGCCGACGGCGTCGAAGCGTTCCTCTCCATCGGGTTCGCGGGATGTCTCGACGAGTCCGTCGAGATGGGCGACTTCATCGTCTGTGAGAAGGCCGTCCGCGACGAGGGGACCTCCCACCACTACGTCGAGTCCGAGACCTACGCCTTCCCAAGCGACTCGCTCGTGGAGGATACGACGGACTTGCTTCGCGAGCGAGACGAACCGTTCCACGTCGGTCCCTCGTGGACGACCGACGCCATCTATCAGGAGACCGACGCCGAAGTCGAGCACTACGCCGAGGAGGGCGTCCTCACGGTCGAGATGGAGGCGTCGGCGGTGTTCGCGGTGGCCGACTACCGTGACGTGGAGGCGGGCGCGATGTTCGTCGTCAGCGACTACCTCGGTCAGTCCGAATGGGACCCCAAGTTCCACCTGACTGCCGAGGACATGCAGCGCCTCGGCGACACCGCCAAGGAGATTCTCGCGTCGCGCTCCCGGACCTGA
- a CDS encoding DUF2249 domain-containing protein, with translation MSHDTQSTRELDAREIDGEPFGAITSALDDLGDDETLVLVNSFEPEPLYAVLDRRGFDHETERVAPDEWRVEIEPR, from the coding sequence ATGAGCCACGACACTCAGTCCACGCGCGAACTCGACGCACGGGAAATCGACGGTGAACCGTTCGGGGCCATCACGTCGGCGCTCGACGACCTCGGCGACGACGAGACGCTGGTCCTCGTCAACAGCTTCGAACCCGAACCGCTCTACGCGGTGCTCGACCGGCGCGGTTTCGACCACGAGACCGAGCGGGTCGCCCCCGACGAGTGGCGGGTGGAGATAGAACCGCGATGA
- a CDS encoding extracellular solute-binding protein, whose translation MRRRTLLLSGCALAGGALGVRVTGSDSGGSEADGTGANSRTPPARALVAGSLQTVAGEVAGATVEAHGSLAAAELVRSGARDPDAVALADPGLVSDLAGWHAVFATNALTVAYDPDSEYADAIRDDWRSALAREDVSVGRTDPARDPLGYRTLLALTLAGREGAPADAIRANADVFPETQLLRTLEAGGLDAAFAYRNMAVAHDLPRVDLPPKFDLSDPELADRYRTAEVTVGGETIRGEPIRYGAAFLTDRGERFYRNLVEDAERLREYGFTVPDRYPVEHGRDNR comes from the coding sequence ATGCGACGACGAACCCTGCTGCTCTCGGGGTGTGCGCTCGCCGGCGGCGCGCTCGGAGTCCGGGTCACGGGGTCGGACTCCGGCGGGTCCGAGGCGGACGGAACCGGCGCGAACTCGCGGACTCCACCGGCCCGCGCGCTGGTCGCCGGAAGCCTCCAGACCGTCGCGGGCGAGGTGGCCGGAGCGACGGTCGAGGCCCACGGGAGTTTGGCGGCGGCCGAACTCGTCCGGTCGGGGGCGCGCGACCCCGACGCGGTGGCGCTGGCCGACCCCGGTCTGGTCTCGGACCTCGCGGGGTGGCACGCCGTCTTCGCCACCAACGCGCTGACGGTGGCCTACGACCCCGACTCGGAGTACGCCGACGCGATTCGGGACGACTGGCGGTCGGCGCTCGCGCGCGAAGACGTCTCGGTCGGCCGGACCGACCCCGCCCGCGACCCGCTCGGCTACCGGACCCTGCTCGCGCTAACTCTCGCGGGTCGGGAGGGCGCGCCCGCCGACGCCATCCGGGCGAACGCCGACGTGTTCCCCGAGACCCAACTCCTCCGGACGCTCGAAGCCGGGGGTCTCGACGCCGCGTTCGCCTACCGGAACATGGCGGTCGCCCACGACCTGCCGCGGGTGGACCTGCCCCCGAAGTTCGACCTCTCGGACCCCGAACTGGCCGACCGCTACCGGACCGCCGAGGTGACAGTCGGGGGAGAGACGATTCGGGGCGAACCGATTCGGTACGGCGCGGCGTTTCTCACCGACCGGGGAGAGCGGTTCTACCGGAATCTGGTCGAGGACGCCGAGCGCCTCCGCGAGTACGGCTTCACCGTGCCCGACCGATACCCCGTCGAACATGGTCGGGACAACCGATAG
- a CDS encoding molybdopterin-dependent oxidoreductase, whose protein sequence is MSLSRRDFIRGAGTGAVGALLTSGWGATQSVDPVTDVKNPLKSYPNRDWEQVYRDIYAYDDVDWTVCHPNCTQSCALNFYMKNGVPIRAEQVYHNEKPSVGPSGYEDANVSQNWNPRGCMKGLTLHRRTFEPSRIKYPMVRKGWSPDDPNPEGRGEDEFERVSWEKAVDLVAEKMASLDDNKRFHIFNAIKADGLITRHGAGRRLASIFGGCEWTEYDWYADLPPGHVITTGYQTSDSDANAWRKGDYTIIQGKNLIHNKLADNHWLQESREREGKMVGIYPDYSPTVQKCDRWLPIRPGSDPAIPLGFAHVIIRDELYDADFMRKFTSLPLLVRSDDDKYLRAHEVFSDREPPAEGDEHDWGDFVVLDRNGNPKAVTREQVGDEMPVTPKLEAETEVSLADGGSVSVRTDFSRQKQNVMENYSPKQVEEITTVPADGIEKTAKEFAAAEKGQWFTGEGINHWFHGNSELQRSIFFVQSMLGNVGDAGKGYYNYSGQYKIELLDGYPHYVNPDGHSAHGMYPGYAFAFFGGEQLDPHEIRGDFDREMDLVPQGDAEQPVMPKGAESYTMSKPTILWTMNCNLLNQTKHQEHVVNNFTKHPDTSNELFVVSDMHMTYSAQHADIVLPCPSWLECDYPDITVGPENPFVTMDSGVMDPIYDTKQDGEVLAMVAEKLDEKIPPEERNVDSYRSYFSEFLDDDGDVRKYIQETLDAGITTQDIDVKDLEDGPERLDLKTYPRIPFYSQIHDDRPFYTKTGRMEFHKEEDRFIDLGRDDLDHIESVEGTPYGVNQKWPEAGEEENPLYHDEGYQFYYNTPHSKYRTHSSWGMTDWNLIWSSRDFGSTSADPEGTERLIDDFSFPEAEGETSEAPPLGEAFVEIHPSDAEQIGVENGDYVRIKGKRGGTVVRAMLSERQRPGKAGDMGQLTLWHGWWPQHFPDDEEKDDDEVKGFNTTTNIWLDPGQETDELVHKAVFGDPNVSEKVGEDIAWHGAELEHGYEETVWAPTGVNRDDLVTVEKYEEADWWPGDARKDELVSDYIGGSLQSKGGGSGTTGGSATTRGDD, encoded by the coding sequence GTGAGCCTCTCACGTCGCGACTTCATCCGCGGTGCCGGGACGGGAGCGGTCGGCGCGCTCCTGACCAGCGGTTGGGGCGCGACCCAGAGCGTCGACCCCGTGACCGACGTGAAGAACCCGCTCAAGTCCTACCCGAACCGGGACTGGGAGCAGGTCTACCGCGACATCTACGCCTACGACGACGTGGACTGGACGGTGTGTCACCCCAACTGCACTCAGTCGTGCGCCCTGAACTTTTACATGAAGAACGGGGTGCCGATTCGGGCCGAACAGGTGTATCACAACGAGAAGCCGAGCGTCGGTCCCTCGGGCTACGAGGACGCGAACGTCAGCCAGAACTGGAACCCCCGCGGGTGCATGAAGGGACTGACGCTCCACCGCCGGACCTTCGAACCGAGTCGCATCAAGTACCCGATGGTCCGGAAGGGCTGGTCGCCCGACGACCCCAACCCGGAGGGCCGGGGCGAAGACGAGTTCGAGCGCGTCTCGTGGGAGAAGGCCGTGGACCTCGTCGCCGAGAAGATGGCGAGTCTGGACGACAACAAGCGGTTCCACATCTTCAACGCCATCAAGGCCGACGGCCTCATCACGCGCCACGGCGCGGGACGGCGACTCGCCTCCATCTTCGGAGGCTGTGAGTGGACCGAGTACGACTGGTACGCCGACCTACCGCCGGGCCACGTCATCACGACGGGCTACCAGACCAGCGACTCGGACGCCAACGCGTGGCGGAAGGGCGACTACACCATCATTCAGGGGAAGAACCTCATCCACAACAAACTCGCGGACAACCACTGGTTGCAGGAGTCCCGCGAGCGCGAGGGGAAGATGGTCGGCATCTACCCCGACTACTCGCCGACCGTCCAGAAGTGCGACCGGTGGCTCCCCATCCGACCCGGGAGCGACCCGGCGATTCCGCTCGGGTTCGCCCACGTCATCATCCGCGACGAACTGTACGACGCCGACTTCATGCGGAAGTTCACCAGTCTGCCCCTGCTGGTGCGGTCGGACGACGACAAGTACCTCCGGGCCCACGAGGTGTTCTCCGACCGCGAACCGCCCGCCGAGGGCGACGAACACGACTGGGGCGACTTCGTGGTCTTGGACCGGAACGGGAACCCGAAAGCCGTCACGCGCGAGCAGGTCGGCGACGAGATGCCCGTCACCCCGAAACTAGAGGCCGAGACCGAGGTGTCGCTGGCCGACGGCGGGTCGGTCTCGGTCCGGACCGACTTCTCGCGCCAGAAGCAGAACGTGATGGAGAACTACTCGCCGAAACAGGTCGAGGAGATAACCACGGTACCTGCGGACGGCATCGAGAAGACCGCCAAGGAGTTCGCGGCCGCCGAGAAGGGCCAGTGGTTCACCGGCGAGGGCATCAACCACTGGTTCCACGGAAACAGCGAACTCCAGCGCTCCATCTTCTTCGTCCAGTCGATGCTCGGCAACGTCGGCGACGCCGGGAAGGGCTACTACAACTACTCGGGCCAGTACAAAATCGAGTTGCTGGACGGCTACCCCCACTACGTCAACCCGGACGGCCACTCGGCCCACGGGATGTATCCGGGGTACGCCTTCGCGTTCTTCGGCGGCGAGCAGTTGGACCCCCACGAGATACGGGGCGACTTCGACCGGGAGATGGACCTCGTCCCGCAGGGCGACGCCGAGCAGCCGGTGATGCCGAAGGGCGCGGAGTCGTACACGATGTCCAAGCCCACGATTCTGTGGACGATGAACTGCAACCTCCTGAACCAGACCAAACATCAGGAGCACGTGGTCAACAACTTCACGAAGCATCCCGACACGAGCAACGAACTGTTCGTCGTGTCGGACATGCACATGACCTACTCGGCGCAACACGCCGACATCGTGTTGCCCTGTCCCTCGTGGCTGGAGTGTGACTACCCCGACATCACTGTCGGCCCGGAGAACCCCTTCGTCACGATGGACAGCGGGGTGATGGACCCCATCTACGACACGAAGCAGGACGGCGAGGTGCTGGCGATGGTCGCCGAGAAGTTGGACGAGAAGATTCCGCCCGAGGAGCGCAACGTCGATTCGTATCGGTCGTACTTCTCGGAGTTCCTCGACGACGACGGCGACGTGCGCAAGTACATCCAAGAGACGCTGGACGCGGGCATCACGACCCAAGACATCGACGTGAAGGACCTCGAAGACGGTCCCGAGCGCCTCGACCTCAAGACGTACCCGCGCATCCCGTTCTACTCCCAGATTCACGACGACCGACCGTTCTACACCAAGACCGGCCGCATGGAGTTCCACAAGGAGGAAGACCGGTTCATCGACCTCGGGCGCGACGACTTGGACCACATCGAGAGCGTCGAGGGGACGCCCTACGGCGTCAACCAGAAGTGGCCCGAGGCGGGCGAGGAGGAGAACCCCCTCTACCACGACGAGGGCTACCAGTTCTACTACAACACGCCCCACAGCAAGTACCGGACCCACTCCTCGTGGGGGATGACCGACTGGAACCTCATCTGGTCGTCGCGGGACTTCGGGTCGACCAGCGCCGACCCCGAGGGCACCGAGCGCCTGATTGACGACTTCTCGTTCCCCGAGGCCGAGGGCGAGACCAGCGAGGCCCCGCCGCTGGGCGAGGCGTTCGTGGAGATACACCCGAGCGACGCCGAGCAAATCGGCGTGGAGAACGGCGACTACGTGCGAATCAAGGGCAAGCGCGGCGGGACGGTGGTCAGGGCCATGCTCAGCGAGCGCCAGCGCCCCGGCAAGGCGGGCGACATGGGCCAGTTGACCCTCTGGCACGGCTGGTGGCCCCAGCACTTCCCGGACGACGAGGAGAAAGACGACGACGAGGTGAAGGGGTTCAACACGACGACGAACATCTGGCTTGACCCCGGTCAGGAGACCGACGAACTCGTCCACAAGGCGGTGTTCGGCGACCCGAACGTCTCCGAGAAGGTGGGCGAGGACATCGCGTGGCACGGCGCGGAACTCGAACACGGCTACGAGGAGACCGTCTGGGCACCGACCGGGGTGAACCGCGACGACCTCGTGACCGTCGAGAAGTACGAAGAGGCCGACTGGTGGCCCGGCGACGCCCGGAAGGACGAACTCGTCTCCGACTACATCGGCGGGTCGCTCCAGTCGAAGGGCGGCGGTAGCGGGACGACCGGCGGCAGCGCGACGACGCGAGGTGACGACTGA
- a CDS encoding 4Fe-4S dicluster domain-containing protein, translating to MPEVYNPQLGRKQSYPYEHRQQERDWHWGMVINTNRCINCNTCSFACKSTWTSGKGEEYMWWMNVETEPYGGYPMGWDMRLLDDLGAEETIFEAAEQGEKVKGYVAQKEEWEYPALGDDSVHGEYPEDEVVESDPEKGKYHDIWQFYLPRLCNHCKNPACLAACPRKAIYKRSEDGIVLLDQERCRGYRKCVKACPYHKPMYNPETGVSEKPVGCFPRIEEGNVPRCVSSCIGKTRLHGNINRGPKAGHPNGKKSAAKGRSPINYLAKSDEKVALPLYPQFGTRPQVFYMPPYHVPPEFLTQMFTPNTEQKRNDWPGSTYEESVKIIQQRVRNPSHHLLGVLQLFGATTRLIETYNVKENRVKGWDRKGKKVVDMPIEEDIEVREGEKWTNQP from the coding sequence ATGCCAGAAGTGTACAATCCGCAACTCGGCCGCAAGCAGAGCTACCCCTACGAGCATCGCCAGCAGGAACGCGACTGGCACTGGGGGATGGTCATCAACACGAATCGGTGCATCAACTGCAACACCTGCTCGTTCGCCTGCAAGTCCACGTGGACCAGCGGGAAGGGCGAGGAGTACATGTGGTGGATGAACGTCGAGACCGAACCCTACGGGGGCTACCCGATGGGGTGGGACATGCGCCTGCTCGACGACCTCGGTGCCGAGGAGACCATCTTCGAGGCCGCCGAGCAGGGCGAGAAGGTCAAGGGGTACGTCGCCCAGAAGGAGGAGTGGGAGTATCCCGCCTTGGGCGACGACTCGGTTCACGGCGAGTATCCCGAGGACGAGGTGGTCGAGTCCGACCCCGAGAAAGGCAAGTACCACGACATCTGGCAGTTCTACCTGCCGCGCCTCTGCAACCACTGTAAGAACCCGGCCTGCCTCGCCGCGTGCCCCCGGAAGGCCATCTACAAGCGCTCGGAGGACGGCATCGTCCTGCTCGACCAGGAGCGCTGTCGGGGGTACCGCAAGTGCGTGAAGGCGTGTCCCTACCACAAGCCGATGTACAACCCCGAGACCGGCGTCTCCGAGAAGCCGGTCGGCTGTTTCCCCCGCATCGAGGAGGGCAACGTCCCCCGGTGCGTGAGCAGTTGCATCGGGAAGACGCGACTCCACGGCAACATCAACCGCGGGCCGAAGGCGGGCCACCCCAACGGGAAGAAGTCGGCGGCGAAGGGCCGCAGTCCCATCAACTACCTCGCCAAGTCCGACGAGAAGGTCGCGCTCCCGCTCTACCCGCAGTTCGGCACCCGGCCGCAGGTGTTCTACATGCCGCCGTACCACGTGCCGCCGGAGTTCCTGACCCAGATGTTCACGCCGAACACCGAGCAGAAGCGCAACGACTGGCCCGGCAGCACCTACGAGGAGTCGGTCAAAATCATCCAGCAGCGCGTCCGAAATCCGAGCCACCACCTGCTGGGCGTGCTCCAGTTGTTCGGCGCGACGACCCGACTCATCGAGACGTACAACGTCAAGGAGAACCGCGTGAAGGGCTGGGACCGCAAAGGAAAGAAAGTCGTGGACATGCCCATCGAGGAGGACATCGAGGTCCGCGAGGGCGAGAAGTGGACCAACCAACCGTGA
- a CDS encoding TorD/DmsD family molecular chaperone: MDDITPTDDATSDADAGPRAERHAARAALYSAAAGAFCYPDDELVADLTHAETAEGLRSAAETLDLQSEVETFLGALESTDRDDLESAYNGLFGLPSDDGTYPVVPYEAEYTVGDEVGRQQRRIATVVGLLEAFGVEPSDRFDERQDHVVVELELLQVLAARRAVAREEGDDDTAANLERAEAMVLDEHLGDFVPAFAHEVRKSAPDPDETGTDADPGEEDDLGAAAVYRAAADLAETVVTRDVANHPEPDVDFDGSSEVRSRG; this comes from the coding sequence ATGGACGACATAACCCCAACGGACGACGCGACTTCAGACGCCGACGCCGGACCGCGAGCGGAGCGCCACGCGGCCCGCGCGGCCCTCTACAGCGCCGCGGCGGGGGCGTTCTGCTACCCCGACGACGAACTGGTCGCGGACCTGACCCACGCCGAGACCGCCGAGGGCCTCCGGTCGGCCGCCGAGACCCTCGACCTGCAATCGGAAGTCGAGACCTTCCTCGGGGCGCTCGAATCGACCGACCGCGACGACCTCGAATCGGCGTACAACGGCCTGTTCGGTCTGCCGAGCGACGACGGCACCTACCCCGTGGTGCCCTACGAGGCCGAGTACACGGTCGGCGACGAGGTGGGCCGCCAGCAGCGCCGCATCGCCACCGTGGTCGGCCTGCTCGAAGCGTTCGGCGTCGAACCGTCCGACCGGTTCGACGAGCGCCAAGACCACGTGGTCGTGGAACTCGAACTGCTACAGGTCCTCGCGGCGCGACGGGCGGTCGCCCGCGAGGAGGGAGACGACGACACCGCGGCCAACCTCGAACGCGCCGAGGCGATGGTGCTGGACGAACACCTCGGGGACTTCGTGCCCGCGTTCGCCCACGAGGTCCGGAAGTCCGCGCCCGACCCTGACGAGACGGGAACCGACGCCGACCCGGGCGAGGAGGACGACCTCGGCGCGGCCGCAGTCTATCGCGCGGCCGCGGACCTCGCGGAGACCGTCGTCACCCGCGACGTGGCCAATCACCCGGAACCCGATGTGGACTTCGACGGGTCGTCGGAGGTGAGAAGTCGTGGCTGA